From the Moraxella sp. FZFQ2102 genome, the window GGCTGATAATCTATTGAGTAATGATTGATAAATTATACAATATTTCTCAATGAAATGGCTAAAAATCAATATCTTGTCATTATTCTAGTATGGGGCGATTTTGTCAAGGTGTTTGCAGGATAAATTTGCTGAACAAAGGCGCTTTTGGCATCAGTGATGCTTTACCAAAAAAATTCCCAACCGATAACGATTGGGAATTTGATAGGTTTACACTAAGCTGATTTGCCTTATTTACCTTATTTGCCTTTGTTTTCAAGCTGTGGTACGGCATTGCCACCGCCTAGACCAAGCAGACCTGATTGGACATACAGACCTAGCTTTTGGCGAGTGTCGGCGATGTCTAGGTTACGCATGGTTAGCTGACCGATACGATCTAGCGGTGTGAATGCTGCGTCTTCGACTTTTTCCATCGATAGGCGATCTGCTTCGTAGGTTAGGTTTGGCGATTCGGTATTTAGGATGCTGTAGTCATTGCCACGGCGTAGCTCAACAGTGACTGTACCTGTGATGGCTTTGGCAACCCAACGCTGAGCGGTCTCACGCAGCATCAGTGCTTGTGAGTCGAACCAACGACCTTGATATAGTAGGCGACCCAGACGCAGACCATTGATGCGGTATTGCTCAATGGTGTCTTCGTTGTGGATACCAGTCACCAGACGCTCATAAGTGATGTGAAGTAGCGCCATGCCTGGTGCTTCATAGATGCCACGAGATTTGGCCTCGATGATGCGGTTTTCGATTTGGTCAGTCATGCCTAGACCGTGGCGACCACCGATTTCGTTGGCTTTTAAAATTAAATCAACTGGGCTGTCAAATTTCTCACCATTGATGGCGACAGGTACACCTTCTTCGAAAGTGACGCTGACGGTTTCGGCTTTGACTTCAACTGTCTCATCCCAGTAGCGTACGCCCATGATAGGCTCGACGATTTTATGGCTGGCATCTAGATATTCTAGGTCTTTGGCTTCATGCGTTGCACCAAGCATATTTGAGTCAGTTGAGTAGGCTTTTTCTTTGCTCATCTTATAATCAAAGCCATTATCAATCAAAAATTGGCTCATCTCAGCACGGCCGCCAAGCTCATCGATGAAAGTTTGGTCAAGCCATGGTTTATAAATTTTCAATTCAGGATTGGCAAGTAGGCCATAGCGATAAAAACGCTCAATATCATTGCCCTTATAAGTTGAGCCATCACCCCAGATATTGACATCATCTTCACGCATCGCTGACACCAGCATCGTGCCAGTCACCGCACGGCCGAGTGGTGTGGTGTTAAAGTATGGCATACCGCCTGTCGTCACATGAAACGCACCGCACTGAATGGCGGCGATACCTTCTTGGGCAAGCTGTAGGCGGCAGTCCACTAGGCGTGCTTTAACAGCACCGTATTGCTCAGCTTTGGCAGGGATGGCATTATAATCATCTTCATCGGGCTGACCAAGATTGGCGGTATAAGCATAAGGTTCAGCACCTTTTTGCTTCATCCAAAGCAGTGCTGCAGAAGTGTCCAAACCGCCAGAAAAAGCGATACCAACTTTTTTGCCGATAGGCAGATGCTGTAAAATGGTTGCATTACTCATTGCATAATCCTTGATTTATCACAAAAAGAAATAAGGTCATGTCTGATTATAACATTTTGGCAAGCGATGTGGGAATTTTTAGTGAGATTTTCTCAAAAAATGCTAAATTTTAACACAAGATTCAGAGAATTATCCCCAAAACCCCCAAAGCTTTGCTATACTATTCATTTTGGAAATGATGATATTTTTTGGTATGGTGTTGATAAGTGCCAAAGAATAAACCAAGAGCGATACGATGACGACACAACTTCATATTGATACCCAAACGCAGACCTTAAGCCTAATCAAAGACGGTCAGATGGTGCGAAGTTTTTTGGTTTCAACTGCCAAAAACGGCACAGGGCAAGCTGAAGGCAGTGGCTGTACACCGCTTGGTAAGCATCGGATTAGCGAAAAATTTGGTGATGGATTGCCAAATAATGCGGTGTTTGTCGCTCGTCGATTCACCGGTGAGCTGTATGATGACAAGCTTGCCTGTGAGTACCCTGAGCGTGATTGGATTTTGGGTCGGATATTATGGCTAGACGGCTGCGAAGAGGGTATCAATAAAGGCTGTGATGCCAATGGTAATCTTGTCGATACCAAATCACGCTATATCTATATTCATGGTACGCCTGATACGGAGCCGATGGGCGTGCCGATGTCGCACGGCTGTGTGCGTATGCGACTTGATGATTTAGAAAAACTGTATAATCAAGTTGATATTGGCTGTGAAGTTGTGATTAAATAGGTATAAGTTGATCAGTTTGCAAAGCAGTCGCTTTGATAGTGAAGGCTTTGATAAAATGGCTTTAAAACAAAAGGTGAGAGGATGAAAAAATTTGCACTGATTTTGGCAACGATGAGTATCTTAACCGCGTGCCAATCCACTAATGGCGTTAATCACAATGGTCTAAAAATCACCAAAAAAGATGGCGTAACCACCGCCGTGCCGACGACCGCGCCCAAGCATTCTAAGCCATCGGCAGATGCACTTGAATACGCACCACAAGTGGCACAAAATGCCACAGCGGGCAGCTTGATCATTTTATTTGAACCATCGGCAAAAGATGCGGTGCTTGAGCTTGTGAAACGCCGTGGCGATACGCTGCTATACGAGTACAAAAACATAAGCGGCATTGCCATTCAGCCAATGTATCACAGTATTGAGCCGACCATTTCATCGTATAAGAAGATTGATGGCGTATTAGGCGTCACAAAAAGCCAAGTGCATCAGATTGGTCTGCCAAATGTGCAATGAGTTTAGAGTGGTTAGAAATTGATTATTTTAAGTTAATTATTGCAAAGTAATTATCTTAAAATAATAAAAAAAGGTAATGTCATGAATCTTCAAAAAGTCGATCTGAATTTGCTGTTTTATTTGGATGTGCTATTGCGCGAGAAAAATGTCACGCGCGCAGCTGAACAGCTTGGCATCACTCAGCCTGCGATGAGTAATATTTTGCGCCGTCTGCGTTCGCTGTTCAATGATCCATTACTTGTGCGTTCGTCTGAAGGCATGACGCCGACCGAGCGTGCGTTTGAGCTACAGCCGCGCATCCGTGAAGTGCTGTCAGACATCACCACTTTGCTTGAGCCGCGCACTGAGTTTCGTCCGTATAGCACATCGCGCGTGTTTCGTATCATGACCAGTGACTATGCCGAAGCGACGCTTGTGCCTAGGCTGGTCAAGGCATTGCGTTCAGAAGCGCCGAATGTGATTTTGGACTTTTTGACGCCGTCGGATGTGTCGTATCGCGACATGGAGCAGGGGCGTGTGGATTTGGCGATCAACCGCTTTAATGAAATTCCGCAAAGCTTTCATCAGGTTTTGGTATGGCGTGATACATTCAGCTGTCTGTTGTCCGCCGAAAGTCCGTATGTCAGCCGCTTTAATCTGAAAAATTATCTCAAAGCGCAGCATGTGTGGGTATCAAAGACAGGCATGGGCGTGGGTTTTGGGGTCAATCCTGAGAAATCAGGCGGTCTTGGCTCGATCGACCAAGCTTTGCAGCGTCTTGGACAAAAGCGCCAAATCAGCGTCTTCACCCGCCATTATCAAATGCCTGCGATGCTTGCCGCTAATAAGGATCTGATTGCGACTTTGCCGACGCGCGTGGCTCGACTGCAGGCGGATAATAATCCACAGATCGTCGTTAAAGAGCCGCCGTTTTTTATCCCAGAGTTTGAGCTGACGATGGCGTGGTCGCCACTATTACAGCATCATCCTGCACATCGCTGGTTGCGGCAGCTGATTTTGCATGTCGCGCGTCAAGTCATCGCCGAAGAAGAGCAAGCGGTGAAAAGTGCAAATAAAAATTAAACCGAATAAAAAAAGATTGTGATTTGACCCACAATCTTTTTTTGTTTTACTGAGCTTTATTTTCCAAATGCGCGCGCTTATCTCGCTGATCAGGCAGGGTGCTGCCATCTTCATCGAAGCTTGATAGCGGACGAAAGGTGATGTTTTGTACGGGGAATTTTTCATGCTGTACCAATCGCCAATTGTGTGCGCCATCGTTACTGATTTGCACATAATATTTGGCAGGTGTTGGGTCAAGTGTCACTTTTCCAGTATAGACATTGTCTGTGCTGTGCGTGATGGTAAAATCGCGATCTTTATCATTATCTGTCGCATGAGAGATGCGCACGGCTAGGCTTTTTGGATAGGTCAGTGGCGTGCCATCGTGAAATTTACCCGATGATAAACTGTCGCTAGGATAATTCAGCTCAAAGCGCACTTGCGTATCATCACCATCTGATGACAGGCGCATGATGCCAGTGATGCCCAGATCATGGCTCATCTTATCGCGTGAAGCGTCTTGGTACAGGGTTTTGCCATCCATATACCAATCATCGCGTACGGTGCTGTCTTGAATTTTTATTGAATAAAAAATAAAGAATAAACACACAATCACCACCAGTGCAGGCAGACCGATGACGAAGACCAGTACCATGTAGTTTTTGTACCAGACATTGGCTGAATTGTTGGTTTCACGGGTAGGCATAAACTTTCCAAAGAACAAAAATCAAGCCCTATTGTAACACAACAGGGCTTGAATGGCAGGGCTGCAGCAAGTTATTTTTTATCTTTTGAAGTTTGGTAGATAAAGGTATCTTGTGCAGATGCGCTGTATTGGCCATCTTCGCTATATACGGTGATGGTGATCGGCGTGCTTTCTTGGCTTAGGCTGGCTGCAGGCGCGATGATGTTCACAGGCAGATCGTATGGCTCATTGGCGTTCAATGGCAATTTTTCAAAGCGTGACTGTAGTTTCATCTCGCCGGGATTTTCTAGGTGCACGCGATAGACATGGCGTTCGTCTGTTTTATTGACGATTTTTAGCACATAGCTATTTTTCACCATGCCATCACGATCGATGGTTGATAGCTGCTGACGGTTGTGACGGATTTCCATCTCAAGCGGTGCGCGACCTACAGCCACTAGGGTCGCTGCTGTGATACAGGCGCCAAGCACCGCGATATAAGCGAAGATACGCCAGCCGATGATTTTGGTTTTTTGTTTCTCGACCAATTGACGCTCGGTAGTATAGCGAATCAAGCCGCGCGGATAGCCGACCTTGTCCATGATCTCATTACACGCATCGATACACGCCGCGCATTGGATGCATTCAACTTGCAGGCCATCACGAATATCGATACCTGTCGGACAGACTTGCACACACATGGTGCAGTCCACGCAGTCGCCATAGCCTTCGTGTTCTGCGCCTTTTTTGCGCGCACCGCGTGGCTCGCCGCGTTCATAGTCATAAGAGACGATCAAGGTGTCTTTATCGAACATCACCGATTGGAAACGACCATAAGGGCAAATATACACGCACATATGCTCGCGCATATAGCCGCCGTTGATCTGCGTGACTAGGGTGATGAGAATGAAGAAAATCCAACTCATCTTACCCCATTCCATAAAGAACAGCGGATTGCCATTAAAAATCAGCGTATCGGTGCCAACGATGAACGCCATAAAGGTCAATGCTGTCACCGCAGAGATCATACCCCATATCGAGTGAATCAGCACAAGCTTCATTGCCTTAGATGCACTCATCGGCTCACGGTCGAACTTCATGCGCTTATTACGCTCGCCCAAGATCCACTTCTCAATATGCTGATACAGATGCACATAAATGGTCTGTGGGCAGGCATAACCGCACCACACGCGGCCAGCATAGACTGTCACCATAAATAGCAGCATCGCCGCGATGATAAAGACAAAGGCAAAGAAATAAAAATCTTGTGGCATGAAAGTTGCGCCAAAGATATAAAACTTCGGCTCAATCACATCAAACAAAATCGCCTGTCGCCCATTCCAGCGAATCCACGGCAAAATCAAAAAGCCAATCAAAATGGCATACATGCTCACTAGGCGAATGTTTTGATATTTACCTTTGACAAATCGCGGATGCACGCGCACCTTGGTCGCGTCCATGTCTTTGGATGTTGGAATGATTTTTTCGGGAGCGGGGCGGGGCTTTTTCTTTGGTTTTTCTTGTTCGGACATTGTCGTCACCTTGGCTGGCTATGGTTGATGCGTGCTAAAATGCGAAATTTTGGTTAATTTAACAAAAACAATGACGCATTCACATCATCCACATGGCTTAAGCGAAATTAATCGAAAATGGTAAAAACTTATGATGAATTTTCATAAGATTAACGGTGCTTATATTACCATTTTTTGTAGGGTTTTTGTATGGGAAATTGAAAATGTTGCTTATTTATTGTGAATTTTACCAAAATTAACCCACAAAAAAGGGACGAAATCTCGCCCCTTGTGCTGCATTTATCACTTATAGAATGATTAAAATTCAGTAATCGCAAGGATCTGCTTGAATAATGCTTTTTGTTCTTGGCTTGGCTTGGCAGATTGTAATGCCATTACTTGGGTCATGTCACCATCGACACGGATTTTGCCAAGCATAAAGGCTTCGATGGCAATATTGACATCGCCTGTTGAGATGATTTGAACCAAAGTTTCGCGATCGACAGTCACAGTGCTGTTGGCATTGTCCACCAAGCCTTGTGCGATTTTACCATTTTTTAGGTGTAGCTCGGCAGCATCATCGCCTGTGATGATGGCGTTTAATAGTACACTGTCAAGATTTGGCGCAAGGTTTAAATCGCCAGCTTGTGCGTTTAGTGCCGCGACTTCATCAAACCAAGCTTGTGAAAGAAATTTTGCCATTGTGATCCATCCTTATAAAAAAATCATTGGTTTATTATAAGGCAAAAAGCGTACAAATGCGTAAAACTTTGCTGTCTATTTGTGAAAAAACACCAAAAACCGTGTAAGAATAGACAAAGTTTGGCAAAACAATAAGTAAAACAGCAGCCAGTAACAATGATAACTGGTTGAAATTATTAGGAATTTCGATAAAATTGGCGAGAATTTCAGCGATTATTGCCAAAAAATTTCAATATTTTTACAAAATATACCCAAAAATTACATTTGTGTTGTATAATAAAAGGTGATAAACCGCTAATAATACCTTATTATTAGTATGGGTATGAGCAGAAGTTGGCAAACACTGCCAACAATAGTACGCAAAAGTTTGTCAAAATCGCATCATTAGTCGCAAATTTCGCCGTTTGTATCGCCGTTTGGCATCGGATTTGATGACCGTTGTCGGTGTTTTTGGGCATTCCTTAAAAAAATTGGGGAATTTTTTGTATTTTGCACGCTTGCAAGGATGATATTTGCCAAACTTTGCGTTACAATAGACACACAAATGAAAGCAAGTGAAGGTTTGGGTAAAATTTACCCACCAAAAGTCACTCAAGCTAAATAAATCGGGCTGCACAGGAAAATATCCAAT encodes:
- the ccoG gene encoding cytochrome c oxidase accessory protein CcoG, giving the protein MSEQEKPKKKPRPAPEKIIPTSKDMDATKVRVHPRFVKGKYQNIRLVSMYAILIGFLILPWIRWNGRQAILFDVIEPKFYIFGATFMPQDFYFFAFVFIIAAMLLFMVTVYAGRVWCGYACPQTIYVHLYQHIEKWILGERNKRMKFDREPMSASKAMKLVLIHSIWGMISAVTALTFMAFIVGTDTLIFNGNPLFFMEWGKMSWIFFILITLVTQINGGYMREHMCVYICPYGRFQSVMFDKDTLIVSYDYERGEPRGARKKGAEHEGYGDCVDCTMCVQVCPTGIDIRDGLQVECIQCAACIDACNEIMDKVGYPRGLIRYTTERQLVEKQKTKIIGWRIFAYIAVLGACITAATLVAVGRAPLEMEIRHNRQQLSTIDRDGMVKNSYVLKIVNKTDERHVYRVHLENPGEMKLQSRFEKLPLNANEPYDLPVNIIAPAASLSQESTPITITVYSEDGQYSASAQDTFIYQTSKDKK
- the argG gene encoding argininosuccinate synthase — its product is MSNATILQHLPIGKKVGIAFSGGLDTSAALLWMKQKGAEPYAYTANLGQPDEDDYNAIPAKAEQYGAVKARLVDCRLQLAQEGIAAIQCGAFHVTTGGMPYFNTTPLGRAVTGTMLVSAMREDDVNIWGDGSTYKGNDIERFYRYGLLANPELKIYKPWLDQTFIDELGGRAEMSQFLIDNGFDYKMSKEKAYSTDSNMLGATHEAKDLEYLDASHKIVEPIMGVRYWDETVEVKAETVSVTFEEGVPVAINGEKFDSPVDLILKANEIGGRHGLGMTDQIENRIIEAKSRGIYEAPGMALLHITYERLVTGIHNEDTIEQYRINGLRLGRLLYQGRWFDSQALMLRETAQRWVAKAITGTVTVELRRGNDYSILNTESPNLTYEADRLSMEKVEDAAFTPLDRIGQLTMRNLDIADTRQKLGLYVQSGLLGLGGGNAVPQLENKGK
- a CDS encoding LysR family transcriptional regulator, yielding MNLQKVDLNLLFYLDVLLREKNVTRAAEQLGITQPAMSNILRRLRSLFNDPLLVRSSEGMTPTERAFELQPRIREVLSDITTLLEPRTEFRPYSTSRVFRIMTSDYAEATLVPRLVKALRSEAPNVILDFLTPSDVSYRDMEQGRVDLAINRFNEIPQSFHQVLVWRDTFSCLLSAESPYVSRFNLKNYLKAQHVWVSKTGMGVGFGVNPEKSGGLGSIDQALQRLGQKRQISVFTRHYQMPAMLAANKDLIATLPTRVARLQADNNPQIVVKEPPFFIPEFELTMAWSPLLQHHPAHRWLRQLILHVARQVIAEEEQAVKSANKN
- a CDS encoding FixH family protein, which produces MPTRETNNSANVWYKNYMVLVFVIGLPALVVIVCLFFIFYSIKIQDSTVRDDWYMDGKTLYQDASRDKMSHDLGITGIMRLSSDGDDTQVRFELNYPSDSLSSGKFHDGTPLTYPKSLAVRISHATDNDKDRDFTITHSTDNVYTGKVTLDPTPAKYYVQISNDGAHNWRLVQHEKFPVQNITFRPLSSFDEDGSTLPDQRDKRAHLENKAQ
- a CDS encoding SCP2 sterol-binding domain-containing protein, with the translated sequence MAKFLSQAWFDEVAALNAQAGDLNLAPNLDSVLLNAIITGDDAAELHLKNGKIAQGLVDNANSTVTVDRETLVQIISTGDVNIAIEAFMLGKIRVDGDMTQVMALQSAKPSQEQKALFKQILAITEF
- a CDS encoding L,D-transpeptidase yields the protein MTTQLHIDTQTQTLSLIKDGQMVRSFLVSTAKNGTGQAEGSGCTPLGKHRISEKFGDGLPNNAVFVARRFTGELYDDKLACEYPERDWILGRILWLDGCEEGINKGCDANGNLVDTKSRYIYIHGTPDTEPMGVPMSHGCVRMRLDDLEKLYNQVDIGCEVVIK